The Impatiens glandulifera chromosome 8, dImpGla2.1, whole genome shotgun sequence genome includes a window with the following:
- the LOC124912950 gene encoding probable WRKY transcription factor 25 codes for MSTSRTPFSDQQAAVNDNIPATTLPVDPNSTSIVTSSDISNNHNVHQQGGFMSDAKEKDGDEYNWKRCGTRILKGSSTRKEYYNCSNYPQCGSKKHIEKDENGNIIQIVFKGQHEHPKPNKLTSSSFQGHVDHSYIGQEGPLDRTNPIISVVAHYQDQSSWDDVSDEEEPDDSRNMEEEDGGDINNEQREEQREEHREHGEEQGEEQREPKVVIEVLSDTCIVKDGYKWRKYGQKTVKGHTYPRHYYKCTSSNCCVKKQVERSSKDIGNVIVSYEGKHIHELPDQ; via the exons ATGTCCACCTCACGTACCCCTTTCTCCGATCAGCAAGCAGCGGTCAACGACAACATTCCGGCCACCACCCTTCCCGTCGACCCTAATTCAACTTCTATTG TTACAAGCTCTGATATCTCTAACAATCACAATGTTCATCAACAAGGAGGATTTATGAGCGATGCCAAA GAGAAAGATGGCGATGAATACAATTGGAAGAGATGTGGGACGAGAATATTGAAAGGGAGCTCGACTCGGAAGGAATATTATAATTGCTCTAATTATCCTCAATGTGGGTCTAAGAAACATATAGAGAAGGATGAAAATGGGAATATCATTCAAATAGTGTTTAAGGGACAGCATGAACATCCCAAACCGAACAAATTAACGAGTTCGTCTTTCCAGGGACATGTCGATCATTCATATATAGGTCAAGAAGGTCCACTCGATAGAACAAATCCAATCATTTCCGTCGTCGCGCATTATCAAGATCAGAGTTCTTGGGATGATGTGAGTGATGAAGAGGAACCAGATGACTCAAG GAATATGGAAGAAGAAGACGGTGGAGATATAAACAACGAACAAAGAGAAGAACAAAGAGAAGAACACAGAGAACACGGAGAAGAACAAGGAGAAGAACAAAGAGAACCAAAAGTGGTTATCGAGGTATTGAGTGATACTTGTATTGTTAAAGATGGATACAAATGGAGAAAATATGGGCAGAAAACAGTAAAGGGGCACACTTATCCAAG ACATTATTATAAGTGCACTTCTTCAAATTGTTGTGTGAAGAAACAAGTTGAGAGATCATCAAAAGACATTGGAAATGTGATAGTATCCTACGAAGGAAAGCACATCCATGAACTACCCGACCAATGA